One Homo sapiens chromosome 3, GRCh38.p14 Primary Assembly genomic window carries:
- the LRRC15 gene encoding leucine-rich repeat-containing protein 15 isoform b precursor (isoform b precursor is encoded by transcript variant 2) has product MPLKHYLLLLVGCQAWGAGLAYHGCPSECTCSRASQVECTGARIVAVPTPLPWNAMSLQILNTHITELNESPFLNISALIALRIEKNELSRITPGAFRNLGSLRYLSLANNKLQVLPIGLFQGLDSLESLLLSSNQLLQIQPAHFSQCSNLKELQLHGNHLEYIPDGAFDHLVGLTKLNLGKNSLTHISPRVFQHLGNLQVLRLYENRLTDIPMGTFDGLVNLQELALQQNQIGLLSPGLFHNNHNLQRLYLSNNHISQLPPSVFMQLPQLNRLTLFGNSLKELSPGIFGPMPNLRELWLYDNHISSLPDNVFSNLRQLQVLILSRNQISFISPGAFNGLTELRELSLHTNALQDLDGNVFRMLANLQNISLQNNRLRQLPGNIFANVNGLMAIQLQNNQLENLPLGIFDHLGKLCELRLYDNPWRCDSDILPLRNWLLLNQPRLGTDTVPVCFSPANVRGQSLIIINVNVAVPSVHVPEVPSYPETPWYPDTPSYPDTTSVSSTTELTSPVEDYTDLTTIQVTDDRSVWGMTQAQSGLAIAAIVIGIVALACSLAACVGCCCCKKRSQAVLMQMKAPNEC; this is encoded by the coding sequence ATGCCACTGAAGCATTATCTCCTTTTGCTGGTGGGCTGCCAAGCCTGGGGTGCAGGGTTGGCCTACCATGGCTGCCCTAGCGAGTGTACCTGCTCCAGGGCCTCCCAGGTGGAGTGCACCGGGGCACGCATTGTGGCAGTGCCCACCCCTCTGCCCTGGAACGCCATGAGCCTGCAGATCCTCAACACGCACATCACTGAACTCAATGAGTCCCCGTTCCTCAATATCTCAGCCCTCATCGCCCTGAGGATTGAGAAGAATGAGCTGTCGCGCATCACGCCTGGGGCCTTCCGAAACCTGGGCTCGCTGCGCTATCTCAGCCTCGCCAACAACAAGCTGCAGGTTCTGCCCATCGGCCTCTTCCAGGGCCTGGACAGCCTCGAGTCTCTCCTTCTGTCCAGTAACCAGCTGTTGCAGATCCAGCCGGCCCACTTCTCCCAGTGCAGCAACCTCAAGGAGCTGCAGTTGCACGGCAACCACCTGGAATACATCCCTGACGGAGCCTTCGACCACCTGGTAGGACTCACGAAGCTCAATCTGGGCAAGAATAGCCTCACCCACATCTCACCCAGGGTCTTCCAGCACCTGGGCAACCTCCAGGTCCTCCGGCTGTATGAGAACAGGCTCACGGATATCCCCATGGGCACTTTTGATGGGCTTGTTAACCTGCAGGAACTGGCTCTGCAGCAGAACCAGATTGGACTGCTCTCCCCTGGTCTCTTCCACAACAACCACAACCTCCAGAGACTCTACCTGTCCAACAACCACATCTCCCAGCTGCCACCCAGCGTCTTCATGCAGCTGCCCCAGCTCAACCGTCTTACTCTCTTTGGGAATTCCCTGAAGGAGCTCTCTCCGGGGATCTTCGGGCCCATGCCCAACCTGCGGGAGCTTTGGCTCTATGACAACCACATCTCTTCTCTACCCGACAATGTCTTCAGCAACCTCCGCCAGTTGCAGGTCCTGATTCTTAGCCGCAATCAGATCAGCTTCATCTCCCCGGGTGCCTTCAACGGGCTAACGGAGCTTCGGGAGCTGTCCCTCCACACCAACGCACTGCAGGACCTGGACGGGAACGTCTTCCGCATGTTGGCCAACCTGCAGAACATCTCCCTGCAGAACAACCGCCTCAGACAGCTCCCAGGGAATATCTTCGCCAACGTCAATGGCCTCATGGCCATCCAGCTGCAGAACAACCAGCTGGAGAACTTGCCCCTCGGCATCTTCGATCACCTGGGGAAACTGTGTGAGCTGCGGCTGTATGACAATCCCTGGAGGTGTGACTCAGACATCCTTCCGCTCCGCAACTGGCTCCTGCTCAACCAGCCTAGGTTAGGGACGGACACTGTACCTGTGTGTTTCAGCCCAGCCAATGTCCGAGGCCAGTCCCTCATTATCATCAATGTCAACGTTGCTGTTCCAAGCGTCCATGTCCCCGAGGTGCCTAGTTACCCAGAAACACCATGGTACCCAGACACACCCAGTTACCCTGACACCACATCCGTCTCTTCTACCACTGAGCTAACCAGCCCTGTGGAAGACTACACTGATCTGACTACCATTCAGGTCACTGATGACCGCAGCGTTTGGGGCATGACCCAGGCCCAGAGCGGGCTGGCCATTGCCGCCATTGTAATTGGCATTGTCGCCCTGGCCTGCTCCCTGGCTGCCTGCGTCGGCTGTTGCTGCTGCAAGAAGAGGAGCCAAGCTGTCCTGATGCAGATGAAGGCACCCAATGAGTGTTAA
- the LRRC15 gene encoding leucine-rich repeat-containing protein 15 isoform a precursor (isoform a precursor is encoded by transcript variant 1): MPLDKAMPLKHYLLLLVGCQAWGAGLAYHGCPSECTCSRASQVECTGARIVAVPTPLPWNAMSLQILNTHITELNESPFLNISALIALRIEKNELSRITPGAFRNLGSLRYLSLANNKLQVLPIGLFQGLDSLESLLLSSNQLLQIQPAHFSQCSNLKELQLHGNHLEYIPDGAFDHLVGLTKLNLGKNSLTHISPRVFQHLGNLQVLRLYENRLTDIPMGTFDGLVNLQELALQQNQIGLLSPGLFHNNHNLQRLYLSNNHISQLPPSVFMQLPQLNRLTLFGNSLKELSPGIFGPMPNLRELWLYDNHISSLPDNVFSNLRQLQVLILSRNQISFISPGAFNGLTELRELSLHTNALQDLDGNVFRMLANLQNISLQNNRLRQLPGNIFANVNGLMAIQLQNNQLENLPLGIFDHLGKLCELRLYDNPWRCDSDILPLRNWLLLNQPRLGTDTVPVCFSPANVRGQSLIIINVNVAVPSVHVPEVPSYPETPWYPDTPSYPDTTSVSSTTELTSPVEDYTDLTTIQVTDDRSVWGMTQAQSGLAIAAIVIGIVALACSLAACVGCCCCKKRSQAVLMQMKAPNEC, translated from the exons ATGCCTTTGGACAAg GCTATGCCACTGAAGCATTATCTCCTTTTGCTGGTGGGCTGCCAAGCCTGGGGTGCAGGGTTGGCCTACCATGGCTGCCCTAGCGAGTGTACCTGCTCCAGGGCCTCCCAGGTGGAGTGCACCGGGGCACGCATTGTGGCAGTGCCCACCCCTCTGCCCTGGAACGCCATGAGCCTGCAGATCCTCAACACGCACATCACTGAACTCAATGAGTCCCCGTTCCTCAATATCTCAGCCCTCATCGCCCTGAGGATTGAGAAGAATGAGCTGTCGCGCATCACGCCTGGGGCCTTCCGAAACCTGGGCTCGCTGCGCTATCTCAGCCTCGCCAACAACAAGCTGCAGGTTCTGCCCATCGGCCTCTTCCAGGGCCTGGACAGCCTCGAGTCTCTCCTTCTGTCCAGTAACCAGCTGTTGCAGATCCAGCCGGCCCACTTCTCCCAGTGCAGCAACCTCAAGGAGCTGCAGTTGCACGGCAACCACCTGGAATACATCCCTGACGGAGCCTTCGACCACCTGGTAGGACTCACGAAGCTCAATCTGGGCAAGAATAGCCTCACCCACATCTCACCCAGGGTCTTCCAGCACCTGGGCAACCTCCAGGTCCTCCGGCTGTATGAGAACAGGCTCACGGATATCCCCATGGGCACTTTTGATGGGCTTGTTAACCTGCAGGAACTGGCTCTGCAGCAGAACCAGATTGGACTGCTCTCCCCTGGTCTCTTCCACAACAACCACAACCTCCAGAGACTCTACCTGTCCAACAACCACATCTCCCAGCTGCCACCCAGCGTCTTCATGCAGCTGCCCCAGCTCAACCGTCTTACTCTCTTTGGGAATTCCCTGAAGGAGCTCTCTCCGGGGATCTTCGGGCCCATGCCCAACCTGCGGGAGCTTTGGCTCTATGACAACCACATCTCTTCTCTACCCGACAATGTCTTCAGCAACCTCCGCCAGTTGCAGGTCCTGATTCTTAGCCGCAATCAGATCAGCTTCATCTCCCCGGGTGCCTTCAACGGGCTAACGGAGCTTCGGGAGCTGTCCCTCCACACCAACGCACTGCAGGACCTGGACGGGAACGTCTTCCGCATGTTGGCCAACCTGCAGAACATCTCCCTGCAGAACAACCGCCTCAGACAGCTCCCAGGGAATATCTTCGCCAACGTCAATGGCCTCATGGCCATCCAGCTGCAGAACAACCAGCTGGAGAACTTGCCCCTCGGCATCTTCGATCACCTGGGGAAACTGTGTGAGCTGCGGCTGTATGACAATCCCTGGAGGTGTGACTCAGACATCCTTCCGCTCCGCAACTGGCTCCTGCTCAACCAGCCTAGGTTAGGGACGGACACTGTACCTGTGTGTTTCAGCCCAGCCAATGTCCGAGGCCAGTCCCTCATTATCATCAATGTCAACGTTGCTGTTCCAAGCGTCCATGTCCCCGAGGTGCCTAGTTACCCAGAAACACCATGGTACCCAGACACACCCAGTTACCCTGACACCACATCCGTCTCTTCTACCACTGAGCTAACCAGCCCTGTGGAAGACTACACTGATCTGACTACCATTCAGGTCACTGATGACCGCAGCGTTTGGGGCATGACCCAGGCCCAGAGCGGGCTGGCCATTGCCGCCATTGTAATTGGCATTGTCGCCCTGGCCTGCTCCCTGGCTGCCTGCGTCGGCTGTTGCTGCTGCAAGAAGAGGAGCCAAGCTGTCCTGATGCAGATGAAGGCACCCAATGAGTGTTAA